The following proteins come from a genomic window of Gemmatimonadaceae bacterium:
- a CDS encoding beta-lactamase family protein, which produces MRPVCHIARTTALFALAAAALTTIQAAAQRPARAPAAQLASRIDSIMQAQIASGQVVGASIAVVRGRDTIAAKGYGKANLELGVATPPGAIYEIGSVTKQFTGAAVMQLVEQGRLSLDDDIGKWVPEFNTKGRKIPLRRLLDHTSGIRSYTEIPEARALFPLALPRDTLLRLIEKWPYDFEPGEEQIYNNSAFFLMGLVIEKASGMPYAAYVQQKLFAPAGMSASHYCSEVDVRPNKTSGYDWGSKGAIQKRAMSHVWPFAAGSLCSTAHDLVAWNEALHRTRKILGAAAYQEMLSPDTLNDGYRVGYAKGLAFPRVMGRKAIRHGGGINGWTSENLYFPNESLSIVVLYNVSGPRGPSEAAEAIAEAVLGAVPVPAVPVDGDVNRFAGTYAGRGRGGPQLLTVIVEKGVVSAQFRGARRALTYVGNNTFVWSGVRFVFRENVGIVSAVRVDGGSQNNVLQRK; this is translated from the coding sequence ATGCGCCCCGTGTGCCACATCGCCCGAACTACCGCCCTGTTCGCGCTCGCGGCGGCGGCCCTCACGACAATCCAGGCGGCGGCGCAGCGACCGGCGCGCGCACCGGCGGCGCAACTCGCCTCGCGCATCGATTCGATCATGCAGGCGCAAATCGCCAGCGGACAGGTTGTGGGTGCCTCGATCGCCGTCGTGCGCGGGCGCGACACGATCGCCGCGAAGGGATACGGCAAGGCAAACCTCGAACTCGGCGTCGCCACCCCGCCAGGTGCCATCTACGAGATCGGCTCGGTCACCAAGCAGTTCACCGGCGCCGCCGTGATGCAGCTGGTGGAACAGGGGAGGCTCTCGCTCGATGACGACATCGGGAAATGGGTCCCCGAGTTCAACACCAAGGGGCGGAAGATCCCGCTGCGCCGCCTCCTCGATCACACGTCGGGCATTCGCAGCTACACCGAGATTCCCGAGGCGCGCGCGCTCTTCCCGCTGGCGCTCCCCAGGGACACGCTGCTGCGCCTGATCGAGAAGTGGCCGTATGACTTCGAGCCGGGCGAGGAGCAGATCTACAACAACTCGGCATTCTTCCTCATGGGGCTCGTGATCGAGAAGGCGAGCGGGATGCCGTACGCCGCGTATGTGCAGCAGAAGCTGTTTGCCCCGGCGGGGATGAGCGCGTCGCACTACTGCAGTGAAGTCGACGTGCGGCCCAACAAGACCAGCGGTTACGACTGGGGGAGCAAGGGCGCCATCCAGAAGCGTGCGATGAGTCACGTGTGGCCGTTCGCGGCTGGCTCGTTATGCAGCACGGCGCACGATCTCGTGGCGTGGAACGAGGCGCTGCATCGCACGCGCAAGATCCTCGGCGCGGCCGCCTACCAGGAGATGCTCTCGCCCGACACGCTCAACGACGGCTACCGCGTCGGCTACGCGAAGGGGCTCGCCTTTCCGCGCGTGATGGGGCGCAAGGCGATTCGCCATGGCGGCGGAATCAACGGGTGGACGTCGGAGAACCTGTACTTCCCCAACGAGTCGCTGAGCATCGTAGTCCTCTACAACGTCTCCGGTCCCAGGGGGCCGAGCGAGGCGGCCGAGGCGATCGCCGAGGCGGTGCTGGGTGCGGTGCCGGTGCCGGCGGTTCCGGTCGATGGCGACGTGAATCGATTTGCCGGGACGTATGCAGGGCGCGGCCGCGGTGGCCCGCAGTTGCTCACCGTGATCGTGGAGAAGGGCGTCGTGTCGGCCCAGTTCCGCGGCGCCAGGCGCGCGTTGACATACGTCGGCAACAACACCTTCGTGTGGAGCGGCGTCCGCTTCGTCTTCCGGGAGAACGTAGGGATTGTCAGCGCCGTCCGCGTCGATGGCGGGTCGCAGAACAACGTGCTGCAGCGCAAGTAG